A single window of Cottoperca gobio chromosome 9, fCotGob3.1, whole genome shotgun sequence DNA harbors:
- the fgf17 gene encoding fibroblast growth factor 17, which yields MYGINQRCVYISFHFFVLWCHAQGENHPSPNFNQYVRTQGAVTDQLSRRQVRVYQLYSRTSGKHVQIQGKRVTATAEDGNMYARLFVETDTFGSRVRIRGAESGHYLCMNRKGKLVGKPNGRSRDCIFTEIVLENNYTAFQNAKYEGWYVAFTRKGRPIKASKTRENQREVHFIKRLHTGPPPFPNTDQSKHFEFIRFPATRRAKRNRKSPTSS from the exons atgtATGGAATAAACCAGCGCTGTGTTTACAT ATCCTTTCATTTCTTCGTGCTGTGGTGCCATGCTCAG GGGGAGAATCACCCGTCTCCTAATTTTAACCAGTATGTGAGGACGCAGGGTGCAGTGACGGACCAGCTCAGCCGCAGGCAGGTCAGGGTTTACCAGCTCTACAGCCGCACCAGCGGGAAACACGTCCAGATTCAGGGCAAAAGGGTCACCGCAACAGCTGAGGATGGAAATATGTACG CTCGTCTTTTTGTTGAGACAGATACCTTTGGCAGTCGAGTGAGAATTAGAGGTGCGGAAAGTGGGCACTACCTTTGCATGAACCGGAAGGGGAAACTTGTTGGAAAG CCCAACGGCCGGAGCAGGGATTGTATCTTCACAGAGATCGTACTGGAGAACAATTACACAGCGTTCCAGAATGCCAAGTATGAGGGCTGGTATGTGGCTTTTACCAGGAAAGGGAGGCCCATCAAAGCCTCTAAGACAAGAGAGAACCAGAGGGAGGTCCATTTCATCAAGAGGCTACACACTGGCCCGCCTCCCTTCCCAAACACGGACCAAAGTAAACACTTTGAGTTCATCCGATTTCCGGCCACTCGTCGAGCAAAGCGAAACAGAAAATCACCTACCTCTTCCTAA